The Bacteroidota bacterium genome window below encodes:
- a CDS encoding phytoene/squalene synthase family protein, translated as MSEQKQIAAESKSNFLSSFSFLSKEKNDAINTVYAFCRKTDDIVDENSDSVEVKYKKIREWKNEFELAEHGKSKYALLNHLNNIIRKYNIPVEPFFELIKGMEMDLQNQRYKTFDELYQYCYCAAATVGLMCIEIFGYKNKSTREFAINLGVALQLTNILRDIKIDAENGRIYLPKEDMEKFGYTEEDLMANKYNDSFIALMEYECKRAHEYYEKANKSLSKDDKGLMFAARIMEHIYFRILEKIEKMNYNVFQKKAKISKAKKLYITFGVLFKYKLLYNSKDNRKLATAN; from the coding sequence TTGAGCGAACAAAAGCAAATAGCAGCGGAAAGCAAATCGAATTTTTTATCGTCGTTCTCTTTTTTATCAAAAGAGAAGAACGACGCTATTAATACCGTATATGCTTTTTGCAGAAAGACCGATGACATAGTTGATGAAAATTCAGACTCAGTTGAAGTTAAGTATAAAAAAATCCGTGAGTGGAAAAACGAATTTGAACTTGCAGAGCACGGCAAATCAAAATACGCTTTATTAAATCATCTCAATAATATTATCCGAAAGTATAATATCCCCGTTGAACCTTTCTTTGAACTAATCAAAGGAATGGAAATGGACTTACAAAACCAGCGATATAAAACCTTCGATGAGCTTTATCAGTATTGCTATTGCGCTGCCGCAACGGTCGGATTAATGTGCATAGAAATTTTCGGATACAAAAATAAAAGCACACGTGAGTTTGCAATTAACTTAGGAGTAGCTCTTCAGCTTACAAATATTCTCCGCGATATAAAAATCGATGCAGAGAATGGCAGAATTTATCTTCCTAAGGAAGACATGGAAAAATTCGGATACACCGAAGAGGACTTAATGGCAAATAAGTATAATGATTCATTCATTGCTCTAATGGAATATGAATGCAAACGCGCTCACGAATATTATGAGAAAGCGAATAAGTCATTATCAAAAGATGATAAGGGACTTATGTTTGCTGCAAGAATTATGGAGCATATTTACTTCCGCATCCTAGAAAAAATTGAAAAGATGAACTACAATGTTTTCCAAAAGAAAGCAAAAATTTCCAAGGCAAAAAAATTATATATTACTTTTGGAGTACTCTTCAAGTATAAACTTCTTTACAACTCTAAAGATAACCGTAAACTGGCAACGGCAAATTAG
- the hpnC gene encoding squalene synthase HpnC: MNNINFDEAFTHCEKITKNHYENFPVASFLIPKDKRKYVYAVYSFARYADDIADSAILTSEEKLARLNLLEDELDCVLNNQLENLQEETKYIFIALYKTLLDLNIPSIELKNLLTAFKQDSVKDKYDTFEELLEYSKYSANPVGHLVLYIFGYTDKKLFALSDYICTGLQLINFWQDVARDLEINRVYIPNEILQKHNYNYELLNNKVENENYINIIKELIAKTKEFYKKGEELPNLVSGRLKYELKATYYGGMTIINKIEMLNYRTLTTRPVVSGSDKFKILIKTIF; this comes from the coding sequence ATGAACAATATTAATTTTGATGAAGCATTTACCCACTGTGAAAAAATTACTAAAAATCATTACGAAAACTTTCCTGTTGCTTCTTTTTTAATCCCCAAAGATAAAAGAAAATATGTATATGCAGTTTATTCGTTTGCAAGATACGCAGATGATATAGCTGACTCTGCTATTTTAACTTCAGAAGAAAAGCTTGCAAGATTAAATCTATTGGAAGATGAGCTTGACTGCGTATTAAATAATCAACTTGAAAATTTGCAAGAAGAGACAAAATACATTTTTATTGCTCTTTATAAAACATTGCTTGATTTAAATATACCTTCAATTGAACTTAAAAATTTGTTAACAGCATTTAAACAGGACTCTGTAAAAGATAAGTATGATACATTCGAAGAGCTGCTTGAGTATTCAAAGTATTCAGCTAATCCTGTAGGACATTTAGTGCTTTATATCTTTGGATATACAGACAAAAAATTGTTTGCACTATCAGATTATATCTGCACAGGACTACAGCTTATTAATTTCTGGCAGGATGTAGCACGGGATTTAGAAATCAATCGTGTTTATATTCCAAATGAAATTTTGCAAAAGCATAATTACAATTACGAGCTTCTTAATAATAAAGTAGAGAATGAAAATTATATTAATATAATAAAAGAGCTTATAGCCAAAACAAAAGAATTCTATAAAAAAGGCGAAGAGCTGCCGAATTTAGTAAGCGGCCGATTAAAGTACGAATTAAAAGCAACTTATTACGGGGGAATGACTATTATAAATAAAATAGAAATGCTAAATTACAGAACTTTGACCACAAGACCCGTGGTTTCCGGTTCTGATAAATTTAAGATCTTAATAAAGACAATATTTTAA
- a CDS encoding tetratricopeptide repeat-containing sensor histidine kinase: MDEKILNAVLEEYQKKIDSDRDKALEEALKIEAIAREKDNEALLSKSLLLSGRIYYRSTIYDKSLEKTLEALPMFSSLGLINEEADCRNLIAVCQYKYGDYAESLKSAFESLKLTRKTKNRLLESTCCNTIGNCYLQMKEFDNALDYLNLALKIKDELFDEKGRAMILINLGNVYFGKEDYEPAEKYYNEALEIKKKLEDYQGILICYNNLGNIAADYYKDQDKSLEYYTESLKISKEHNYDYYTAEIYFLLGSNNYNAKNYEKAIEYLNLCGEIAFKNNYKQIISNMNDVLALVYHDTKDFEKAYNCYSQKYQLFLESYQESSKSKIEYLNVMHRVELVQQEAEFHRTVNEELKTANEKLLELNNEKNEFLGMAAHDLKNPLSAISLSVSALRKLKDKYTPEQIDRKLEQIELTSMRMQDIIKNFLDINAIESGRINLAKKEINVLEVLEKVINDNNVLTERKGIKINMICDCAKLIILGDYMGLNEVFENLFSNSIKYSPLKSEVTVKCEKDISQQFVIISFIDEGVGIKQEEMPKLFKKFSKLSTKPTAGENSTGLGLSIVKKLIESMDGEVWCESVYGEGSNFRVKFKLISD, encoded by the coding sequence ATGGACGAAAAAATCCTCAACGCCGTATTAGAAGAATATCAGAAAAAAATTGATTCTGACAGAGATAAAGCTCTTGAAGAAGCTTTAAAAATTGAAGCAATTGCCCGCGAAAAGGATAACGAAGCCTTGCTTTCTAAAAGCCTCTTGCTCTCCGGAAGAATTTATTACCGCAGTACAATCTACGATAAGTCACTCGAAAAAACACTGGAAGCTCTGCCGATGTTCAGCTCACTCGGGTTGATTAATGAAGAAGCTGATTGCAGAAATCTTATAGCTGTTTGCCAGTATAAATATGGTGACTATGCAGAAAGTCTTAAGAGTGCATTTGAGTCATTAAAACTTACCAGAAAAACCAAGAACAGATTACTTGAATCTACCTGTTGTAATACAATAGGGAACTGCTACCTTCAGATGAAGGAGTTCGATAATGCATTGGATTATTTGAATCTTGCATTGAAGATAAAAGATGAACTCTTCGATGAAAAAGGCAGAGCAATGATTCTTATAAATCTCGGCAATGTTTATTTTGGGAAAGAAGATTATGAACCTGCCGAAAAATACTATAATGAAGCACTTGAAATAAAAAAGAAACTTGAAGATTATCAGGGAATTTTAATTTGTTATAATAATCTCGGCAACATTGCGGCAGATTATTATAAGGACCAGGATAAATCTTTAGAGTATTATACAGAGTCGCTGAAAATAAGTAAGGAACATAATTACGATTACTATACTGCTGAAATTTATTTCTTATTAGGCTCCAATAATTATAATGCTAAGAATTATGAAAAGGCAATTGAGTATTTAAATCTATGCGGAGAAATTGCCTTCAAAAATAATTACAAGCAGATTATTTCAAATATGAACGATGTTCTTGCGCTTGTATATCACGACACAAAAGATTTTGAGAAAGCTTACAATTGTTACAGTCAGAAGTATCAACTTTTCCTGGAATCTTATCAGGAATCATCGAAATCAAAAATAGAATATCTGAATGTAATGCACAGAGTTGAACTCGTCCAGCAGGAAGCTGAATTCCATAGGACAGTTAACGAAGAATTAAAAACTGCCAATGAAAAACTACTCGAGCTTAATAATGAAAAGAATGAATTTCTAGGTATGGCAGCGCATGACTTGAAAAATCCCCTAAGCGCAATTTCCTTATCGGTATCTGCCTTAAGAAAGCTGAAAGATAAATATACTCCTGAGCAGATTGACAGAAAACTTGAACAAATCGAGCTTACTTCGATGCGGATGCAGGATATAATTAAAAATTTTCTTGATATAAATGCAATCGAAAGCGGAAGAATTAATTTAGCAAAAAAAGAAATCAATGTACTGGAAGTGCTTGAAAAAGTTATTAACGATAACAATGTTTTAACTGAACGAAAAGGTATTAAGATAAATATGATTTGCGACTGTGCCAAATTAATCATTCTCGGAGACTATATGGGGTTGAATGAAGTTTTCGAAAATTTGTTTTCCAATTCAATTAAATATTCTCCTCTGAAATCCGAAGTAACAGTTAAATGTGAAAAAGATATTTCTCAGCAGTTTGTTATTATTTCATTCATAGATGAAGGTGTAGGGATTAAGCAGGAAGAAATGCCAAAGCTATTTAAGAAATTTTCAAAGCTCAGTACAAAACCAACAGCGGGAGAAAATTCAACCGGATTAGGTCTATCAATTGTTAAGAAGTTAATTGAATCCATGGACGGCGAAGTCTGGTGTGAAAGCGTGTACGGTGAAGGCAGTAATTTTAGAGTGAAATTCAAATTGATTTCCGATTAA
- a CDS encoding VOC family protein — MSEPTLGNGKICYVEIPANDIKASSTFYKNVFGWQVRTRDDGSTAFDDGVGQVSGTWVLNRKPHGDSGLNIYIMVDDAEEIMQKIVKEGGKITHGIGAHTPEITAKFSDPAGNIFSIFQERG; from the coding sequence ATGAGTGAACCAACATTAGGTAACGGGAAAATTTGTTACGTTGAAATCCCGGCAAATGACATAAAAGCTTCCTCAACATTTTATAAAAATGTTTTTGGATGGCAAGTCCGTACACGTGACGATGGGAGTACTGCATTCGATGACGGAGTTGGTCAGGTAAGCGGAACTTGGGTTCTGAACCGAAAACCTCATGGTGATTCCGGATTAAATATTTATATCATGGTAGATGATGCTGAAGAAATAATGCAAAAAATTGTAAAAGAAGGCGGCAAAATTACCCATGGAATTGGAGCGCATACACCGGAGATAACTGCAAAGTTCAGTGACCCGGCAGGAAATATTTTCAGTATTTTTCAGGAAAGAGGTTAA
- a CDS encoding 2'-5' RNA ligase family protein translates to MKLLAVAYPELSEKDFKLIENYRRQHDSLYSIIRTHFTIVFPVKDFTEKIFTEEIKKQLQGIEPFSFTLRSATINKDAFIDNYYAFLVPDEGQSKIRKMHDKLYSGKLAPYHQLDIDFIPHITIGNSTNVIACKKMVDDWNSHDFEISGTISSIDIVNYEGATTLEKIKL, encoded by the coding sequence ATGAAACTCTTAGCAGTAGCATATCCCGAACTAAGCGAGAAGGACTTTAAGCTTATCGAAAATTACCGAAGGCAGCATGATTCATTGTATTCAATAATCAGAACTCATTTCACTATAGTTTTTCCTGTTAAAGATTTTACCGAAAAAATATTTACTGAAGAAATTAAAAAGCAGTTGCAGGGAATTGAACCTTTTTCATTTACATTACGGAGCGCTACAATAAACAAAGATGCTTTTATAGATAATTATTATGCATTTCTTGTCCCCGATGAAGGCCAGAGTAAAATCAGGAAAATGCATGATAAACTTTACAGTGGCAAATTAGCTCCTTATCATCAATTGGATATAGATTTTATTCCCCATATTACAATTGGTAATTCTACAAATGTAATAGCGTGTAAAAAAATGGTGGACGACTGGAACTCACACGATTTCGAAATATCCGGAACAATATCTTCAATTGATATAGTAAATTATGAAGGTGCCACAACTCTGGAAAAAATAAAATTATAA
- a CDS encoding VOC family protein gives MSALNPYLNFNGNCEEAMNYYKSVFGGEFAMIMRYKDVPSDVPMNHGEVDGNKIMHISFPIGNSVLMASDCPPLMSVTYGSGGYNISVSTDSKEDADKFFGGLTAGGNTIMPMADAFWGSYFGMCVDKFGISWMISYDAPRNN, from the coding sequence ATGTCAGCATTAAATCCTTACTTAAATTTCAACGGCAACTGCGAAGAAGCAATGAATTATTATAAATCAGTATTTGGCGGTGAGTTCGCAATGATAATGCGTTATAAAGATGTACCAAGTGATGTTCCAATGAATCATGGTGAAGTTGATGGAAACAAAATTATGCACATATCTTTTCCTATTGGAAATAGTGTGCTTATGGCAAGTGACTGCCCTCCATTAATGTCAGTAACATATGGCAGCGGGGGATATAATATTTCAGTCAGCACAGATAGCAAAGAAGATGCTGATAAATTTTTCGGTGGACTCACAGCCGGCGGGAACACAATAATGCCAATGGCAGATGCATTCTGGGGCTCTTACTTCGGTATGTGCGTGGATAAATTCGGTATATCCTGGATGATAAGCTACGATGCTCCGCGTAACAATTAA
- a CDS encoding SgcJ/EcaC family oxidoreductase translates to MSDENDIRKLYHNLLQAWNENDAKGMSELCTDRANFIGFDGSQHDGKENIEKQMQQIFTEHKVNPYVYKVREVRFLNSDSAILRSVVSMVNPEGTDIIPQVNAVQTLVAAKHDSKWLVEIFQNTPAAFGVS, encoded by the coding sequence ATGTCGGACGAAAATGATATTCGAAAACTATATCACAATTTATTACAAGCATGGAATGAAAATGATGCTAAAGGTATGTCAGAACTTTGCACAGATAGAGCAAACTTTATAGGCTTTGACGGAAGTCAGCATGACGGAAAAGAAAATATAGAAAAACAGATGCAGCAGATTTTCACTGAGCATAAAGTGAATCCGTATGTATATAAAGTACGTGAAGTAAGATTTCTAAATTCTGATTCTGCCATTCTGCGTTCAGTTGTAAGTATGGTAAATCCTGAAGGAACGGATATCATTCCGCAAGTAAATGCCGTTCAAACTTTAGTTGCTGCAAAACATGACAGTAAGTGGCTTGTTGAAATATTCCAAAATACGCCTGCTGCATTTGGAGTTAGCTGA
- a CDS encoding DoxX family protein: MKNFLENNKDLGILALRLGVGCAFALIYGMMKIKMGPEMWTMIGQSMGNFGISFAPTFWGFMATMSEFGGGILLVLGLFVRPAAAFMAFTMIVATSTHLKMQDQWYNVIQPVEMLAVFICLIFLGAGKYSLDYLFFKKNKA; this comes from the coding sequence ATGAAAAATTTTCTTGAAAATAATAAAGACCTTGGAATTTTAGCTTTGCGACTTGGGGTTGGCTGCGCTTTTGCTCTTATTTATGGAATGATGAAAATAAAAATGGGACCGGAAATGTGGACTATGATTGGTCAATCAATGGGAAATTTCGGAATTTCTTTTGCGCCAACTTTCTGGGGATTCATGGCTACAATGAGTGAGTTTGGCGGTGGTATTCTACTTGTACTTGGTTTATTTGTCAGACCAGCAGCTGCATTTATGGCTTTTACGATGATAGTTGCAACAAGTACTCATTTAAAAATGCAGGACCAGTGGTACAACGTTATTCAGCCGGTTGAGATGCTTGCAGTATTTATCTGTCTGATATTCTTAGGAGCAGGGAAGTACAGCCTTGATTATTTGTTCTTTAAGAAAAATAAAGCATAA
- a CDS encoding dihydrofolate reductase family protein, translating into MRKVILQMYTSIDGYVAGPNGELDWMFANVGTESGSPAAELLDSSDLILLGRGMAKGFLDYWPNDTSEFAEKINALPKIVFSKTLTSMEYPDVTVSANIEEEIKKQKAKDGKNLILYGGCGLVTSFAKAGLIDEYYLMTVPVILGNGLHLFKGIDMKVLKLVKSKASPSGVIVNHYEKK; encoded by the coding sequence ATGAGAAAAGTAATATTGCAAATGTACACTTCCATCGACGGTTATGTTGCCGGACCAAACGGTGAGCTTGACTGGATGTTTGCTAATGTAGGAACTGAATCCGGAAGTCCTGCAGCAGAGCTTTTAGACTCGTCCGATTTAATTCTTCTCGGAAGAGGAATGGCAAAAGGATTTTTAGATTACTGGCCAAACGACACTTCTGAATTTGCAGAGAAGATAAATGCCCTTCCTAAAATAGTTTTTTCTAAAACTCTTACTTCAATGGAATATCCCGATGTTACGGTATCCGCTAATATAGAAGAAGAAATAAAAAAACAAAAAGCGAAGGATGGAAAGAATTTAATTCTTTACGGCGGATGCGGACTTGTTACATCATTTGCAAAGGCAGGACTTATAGATGAATATTACCTTATGACTGTTCCTGTTATACTCGGCAATGGACTACATTTATTCAAAGGTATTGATATGAAAGTGCTTAAACTTGTCAAATCGAAAGCTTCACCTTCTGGTGTAATTGTAAATCATTACGAGAAAAAGTAA
- a CDS encoding dihydrofolate reductase family protein — MRKVILQMNTSMDGYVAGPNGELDWMLENSGEEGFKMAEKLLEESDLILLGRGMSKEFLDYWPKETSNFAKRINSLPKVIFSRTMKESDIVWDNVTISKDIAEKIKEEKAKPGKNIILYGGCGLATSFAKLGIVDDYYLSTVPVILGKGKHLFDGMDMKVLKLIESTPTPSGEIINHYEPKK, encoded by the coding sequence ATGAGAAAAGTAATTTTGCAAATGAATACATCGATGGACGGATATGTGGCAGGACCTAATGGTGAACTGGACTGGATGCTTGAAAACAGCGGTGAAGAAGGCTTTAAAATGGCAGAAAAATTATTAGAGGAATCTGACCTGATTCTTTTAGGACGGGGAATGTCAAAAGAATTTCTCGATTACTGGCCAAAAGAAACATCAAACTTTGCAAAAAGAATAAACTCACTTCCCAAAGTAATTTTTTCACGGACTATGAAGGAATCAGATATAGTCTGGGACAATGTTACTATATCAAAAGATATTGCGGAAAAAATTAAAGAAGAGAAAGCCAAGCCGGGTAAAAATATAATTTTATACGGCGGCTGCGGACTGGCAACATCATTTGCAAAGCTGGGTATTGTTGATGACTATTACCTTTCCACTGTTCCGGTAATTCTCGGAAAGGGTAAGCATTTATTTGATGGAATGGATATGAAAGTTCTAAAGCTTATAGAATCAACCCCTACTCCTTCAGGAGAAATAATAAATCATTACGAACCTAAAAAATAA
- a CDS encoding dihydrofolate reductase codes for MRKVIVSNLVTLDGFFEGLKGELDWFVVEGEFFDYVKEMFKTVDTILYGRKTYEHMAAYWPNATDNDATITHMMNKLPKIVLSKTLSKADWNNSRIIKENIPEEIHELKKLPGKDIVIFGSGEIVSYLSNLGLIDEYRIILNPVILGKGSPMFKNIDGKIKLNLFKTRKLNSGVIVLYYQPEKIKIKLS; via the coding sequence ATGAGAAAAGTAATTGTATCAAATCTTGTAACGCTCGACGGATTCTTTGAAGGGCTCAAAGGAGAATTGGATTGGTTTGTTGTCGAAGGAGAGTTTTTTGATTACGTAAAAGAAATGTTCAAAACAGTCGATACCATATTGTATGGTAGAAAAACTTATGAGCATATGGCAGCTTACTGGCCTAATGCGACTGATAATGATGCCACGATAACACATATGATGAATAAGCTTCCTAAAATAGTTCTTTCAAAAACACTTTCAAAAGCCGATTGGAATAATTCGAGAATAATTAAAGAAAATATTCCTGAAGAAATTCACGAATTGAAAAAACTTCCCGGCAAAGATATCGTGATATTCGGTAGCGGTGAAATTGTTTCTTATCTTTCAAATCTCGGATTAATAGATGAATACAGAATTATTTTGAATCCCGTTATTTTAGGAAAAGGAAGTCCTATGTTCAAAAATATTGACGGTAAAATAAAGTTAAATCTTTTTAAAACAAGAAAATTAAATTCAGGTGTGATAGTTCTCTATTATCAGCCTGAAAAAATTAAAATAAAATTATCATGA
- a CDS encoding VOC family protein — MSKVMPYLWYDSQAEEAAKLYTSLIPNSKITEVRYLDKESAQMTGKDEGSVFTLSFELDGVKYGAMNAGPMFKFNESISFVINCESQEEVDKYWNALTADGGQESQCGWLKDKFGLSWQITPKRLFELISKGGDTTKRVLHALYQMKKIDIQKLEDAAEGK, encoded by the coding sequence ATGAGCAAAGTGATGCCATACCTGTGGTACGATTCACAGGCAGAAGAAGCTGCAAAGCTTTATACATCTTTAATCCCCAATTCAAAAATAACTGAAGTCCGATATCTTGATAAAGAGAGCGCCCAAATGACCGGTAAGGACGAAGGGTCAGTATTTACGCTTTCATTTGAGCTTGACGGAGTTAAATACGGAGCAATGAACGCCGGGCCTATGTTCAAATTCAATGAGTCAATTTCATTTGTCATCAACTGTGAATCACAGGAAGAAGTAGATAAGTACTGGAATGCGCTTACTGCAGATGGCGGGCAGGAGTCACAATGCGGTTGGCTTAAGGATAAATTCGGCCTTTCATGGCAGATCACTCCAAAGCGTTTATTCGAGCTTATATCAAAAGGCGGTGATACCACTAAAAGGGTGCTGCATGCTTTATACCAGATGAAGAAGATTGATATTCAAAAGCTTGAAGATGCAGCTGAAGGAAAATAA
- a CDS encoding VOC family protein, which yields MSKQIFVNLPVKDLKKTVEFFTKLGYTFNPQFTDENATCMIVSENIFVMLLVEPFFKGFTKKEIADTSKCNEAIICLSAESREEIDDIIKKAVDAGADKSPQSQDPDFMYSRGFMDLDGHYWEYVYMDMSKMPASN from the coding sequence ATGTCAAAACAAATTTTCGTAAACTTACCTGTAAAAGATCTTAAAAAGACTGTCGAGTTTTTTACCAAACTTGGTTATACATTCAACCCTCAGTTCACTGATGAAAATGCAACATGCATGATAGTCAGCGAAAATATCTTTGTAATGCTTTTAGTTGAGCCGTTCTTTAAAGGCTTCACTAAAAAAGAAATAGCAGATACATCAAAGTGTAACGAAGCTATTATATGTCTCTCTGCAGAAAGCAGGGAAGAAATAGACGATATAATAAAGAAGGCTGTTGATGCAGGAGCGGACAAATCTCCTCAAAGTCAGGACCCTGATTTTATGTATAGTCGCGGTTTCATGGATTTAGACGGACATTATTGGGAATATGTATATATGGATATGAGCAAAATGCCGGCTTCTAATTAA
- a CDS encoding SRPBCC domain-containing protein: MKKIRKTIEINASKEKVWQVLTEDRYTRIWYAEFHPESHAVTDWKVGSTAYFQDNSGNGIVAKIIKNDPTEILSMEYTGMLVNGKEDYESDMAKDFAGGRETYIMNEKEGVTTLELEGDMNEEMYDMMSGLWEKAFAKFKELAEQN, from the coding sequence ATGAAGAAAATCAGAAAAACAATTGAGATAAATGCTTCAAAAGAAAAAGTCTGGCAAGTGTTAACTGAAGACAGATATACAAGAATATGGTATGCAGAGTTTCATCCGGAATCACATGCAGTTACTGACTGGAAAGTCGGCAGCACGGCATATTTTCAGGACAATAGCGGTAACGGAATCGTTGCTAAAATTATAAAAAATGATCCGACGGAAATTCTTTCAATGGAATATACGGGTATGCTTGTCAACGGCAAAGAAGATTACGAAAGTGATATGGCAAAAGATTTTGCAGGAGGAAGAGAAACTTATATTATGAATGAAAAAGAAGGTGTTACGACTTTAGAACTGGAAGGTGATATGAATGAAGAAATGTACGACATGATGTCAGGTCTCTGGGAAAAGGCTTTTGCAAAATTTAAAGAACTAGCAGAACAAAATTAA
- a CDS encoding nuclear transport factor 2 family protein, producing MENDNSNINSNIAGLIRKCFQAYEDKTREVIEEILSDDFVFSSPYDDFINREEYFKRCWPHSADMKKITVEKIFAEGSEAFARYECIMKDGKSFRNTEFFTAENGKIKSVDVYFGRET from the coding sequence ATGGAAAACGATAACTCAAATATTAACTCAAATATTGCCGGACTAATAAGAAAATGTTTCCAGGCTTATGAAGACAAAACACGGGAAGTAATAGAAGAAATTTTAAGTGATGATTTCGTTTTCTCAAGTCCGTACGATGATTTTATAAACAGGGAAGAATATTTCAAAAGATGCTGGCCGCACAGCGCTGATATGAAAAAAATTACTGTTGAAAAAATTTTTGCAGAGGGCAGCGAAGCATTTGCCAGATATGAATGTATAATGAAAGACGGTAAATCTTTTCGTAACACCGAATTTTTTACTGCAGAAAACGGAAAAATAAAATCTGTAGACGTTTACTTCGGCAGGGAAACATAA
- a CDS encoding nuclear transport factor 2 family protein: MENNKSDIAEVIRKYFEVYMEKDWDTFGELLSDDFVFSSPKDDYINKEEHLKSCMFHSSKFKSIGVEKIFDEGSEAFVRYKAEMNGGNSFRNTEFFVMDNGKIKSIDVYFGR; encoded by the coding sequence ATGGAAAATAATAAATCAGATATTGCAGAAGTAATACGTAAATACTTTGAGGTATATATGGAAAAAGACTGGGATACTTTTGGAGAGCTTTTAAGTGATGATTTCGTCTTCTCAAGTCCTAAGGATGACTATATTAATAAAGAAGAACACTTAAAAAGCTGCATGTTCCACAGCTCAAAATTTAAATCAATAGGTGTAGAAAAAATTTTTGATGAGGGAAGCGAGGCATTTGTAAGATATAAAGCAGAAATGAACGGCGGAAATTCTTTTCGCAATACGGAATTTTTTGTTATGGATAACGGGAAAATAAAATCGATAGATGTTTACTTCGGAAGGTAA
- a CDS encoding DinB family protein: protein MKTKPVSDRMYPLVVLYDMHTKFFNKAIEGISEQDAQNRLNTKANHAAWLAGSFIQERMQLANMLSGSELKQNADELFKNHQGIKDDAKYPSMADFKKDADIAAPALREVLMNITDEKLDSTFEMPEMPDMKMPYFDLIAFMTYREANLIGQIILWRRLLGYEGIKYDD from the coding sequence ATGAAAACAAAGCCGGTTAGTGACAGAATGTACCCCCTAGTAGTTCTGTACGATATGCATACAAAATTTTTTAATAAAGCAATTGAGGGTATATCTGAACAGGATGCACAAAACCGTCTTAACACTAAAGCTAACCATGCTGCATGGCTTGCTGGAAGTTTTATTCAGGAAAGAATGCAGCTGGCAAACATGCTGAGCGGCAGTGAGCTGAAACAGAATGCAGATGAATTATTTAAAAATCATCAGGGAATCAAGGATGATGCTAAGTATCCTTCAATGGCGGATTTTAAAAAAGATGCCGATATAGCTGCTCCCGCTTTAAGAGAAGTTTTGATGAATATAACCGATGAAAAACTTGACAGCACTTTTGAAATGCCGGAAATGCCTGATATGAAAATGCCTTACTTTGATTTGATTGCATTTATGACTTACAGGGAGGCGAATCTTATAGGACAAATTATTTTATGGCGCAGACTTTTAGGCTACGAAGGAATTAAATACGACGATTAA
- a CDS encoding DoxX family protein, which translates to MKKIKITYWIVTTIFCLFMIMDGVSGVMRVEEGQEIMRHLGYPVYIMTILGTFKILGGIGIFQNKFKTLKEWAYAGCTFHFLGASASRAYASDGLFLVIFPFILLALMLVSYFLWKKLEKPQTVN; encoded by the coding sequence ATGAAAAAAATAAAAATTACATACTGGATTGTAACAACCATTTTTTGTCTGTTCATGATAATGGATGGAGTCAGCGGAGTAATGAGAGTGGAGGAAGGGCAGGAAATTATGAGGCATCTCGGTTATCCGGTTTATATAATGACAATTTTGGGAACGTTTAAAATCCTCGGAGGCATCGGAATTTTTCAAAATAAATTCAAAACTCTTAAAGAGTGGGCTTATGCCGGATGCACTTTTCATTTTCTGGGTGCTTCAGCTTCTAGGGCATACGCCAGTGACGGGTTATTTCTTGTAATATTCCCTTTTATCCTTCTCGCTTTGATGTTAGTATCCTATTTCCTATGGAAGAAACTGGAAAAACCTCAAACAGTTAATTAA